A part of Chthonomonadales bacterium genomic DNA contains:
- a CDS encoding low molecular weight phosphotyrosine protein phosphatase produces MVRVIFVCLGNICRSPMAEAVFMQRVRQAGLEAHIEADSAGTGHWHLGEPPHRGTLRALRAHGIHFEHLARLVTEADLADADYVIAMDEANLVDLEAFGPSRARLARLLDFAPSSALRDVPDPYYTGGFDAVYALVDAATDGLLAHIRREHGL; encoded by the coding sequence ATGGTTCGCGTCATCTTCGTGTGTCTCGGCAACATCTGCCGTTCGCCGATGGCCGAGGCCGTCTTCATGCAGCGCGTCCGCCAGGCCGGATTGGAGGCGCACATCGAGGCCGACTCGGCCGGCACCGGCCACTGGCACCTCGGCGAGCCGCCGCACCGCGGAACGCTGCGCGCGCTGCGCGCCCACGGGATCCACTTCGAGCACCTCGCGCGGCTCGTGACGGAGGCCGACCTGGCCGACGCCGACTACGTGATCGCCATGGACGAGGCCAACCTGGTCGACCTGGAGGCTTTCGGCCCGTCGCGCGCCCGCCTCGCGCGGCTCCTGGACTTCGCGCCGAGCTCGGCGCTCCGCGACGTGCCAGACCCCTACTACACGGGCGGGTTCGACGCCGTCTACGCCCTCGTAGACGCCGCGACCGACGGCCTGCTCGCCCACATTCGCCGTGAGCACGGGCTGTGA
- a CDS encoding TrpB-like pyridoxal phosphate-dependent enzyme: MSVPTSITLPSSETPKEWYNLLADLPTPMPPPLHPATQRPVTPEDMLPIFPANLVAQEMCQERWVEIPDPIREIYALWRPTPLLRAVRLERALQTPAHIYYKYEGVSPAGSHKPNTAVAQAFYNREAGVRRLATETGAGQWGASLAFACQLFGLECTVYMVKVSYQQKPYRRMMMETWGAEVFPSPSEQTGFGRRVLAEDPACPGSLGMAISEAIEDTLRAEATKYSLGSVLNHVLMHQTVIGLEAIRQMELAGEEPDVIIGCVGGGSNFAGLAFPFLREKVLRGRDYRVVAVEPAACPTLTAGDLRYDFGDTAGMTPLLMMYTLGHDFMPPRIHAGGLRYHGMAPAVSHVKRLGLIEAVARPQSQVFEKAVLFARTEGIIPAPEAAHAVEVAINEAVAAREAGEPRVILFNLSGHGMLDLSAYEAYLSGSLQDA, from the coding sequence ATGAGCGTGCCTACAAGCATCACTCTACCCTCCTCCGAGACCCCGAAGGAGTGGTATAACCTGCTCGCCGACCTGCCCACCCCGATGCCCCCGCCACTCCACCCCGCTACCCAGAGGCCGGTCACGCCGGAAGACATGCTTCCGATCTTCCCCGCCAACCTGGTGGCGCAGGAGATGTGTCAGGAGCGGTGGGTTGAGATCCCCGATCCGATCCGCGAGATCTACGCTCTCTGGCGTCCGACCCCGCTGCTGCGGGCCGTGCGCCTGGAACGCGCGCTCCAGACGCCCGCGCACATCTACTACAAGTACGAGGGAGTGAGCCCCGCCGGGTCACACAAGCCCAACACGGCCGTTGCGCAGGCGTTCTACAACCGCGAGGCGGGCGTACGCCGTCTGGCCACGGAGACTGGCGCGGGCCAATGGGGCGCGTCGCTGGCGTTCGCGTGCCAGCTCTTCGGGCTCGAGTGCACGGTGTATATGGTCAAGGTCAGCTACCAGCAGAAGCCCTATCGCCGGATGATGATGGAGACATGGGGCGCGGAGGTGTTCCCGAGCCCGAGCGAGCAAACGGGGTTCGGGCGCAGGGTTCTCGCCGAGGACCCGGCCTGCCCGGGAAGCCTGGGGATGGCGATCAGCGAGGCCATCGAGGACACGCTCCGCGCCGAGGCGACGAAGTACTCACTCGGGAGCGTGCTGAATCACGTTCTCATGCACCAGACGGTGATCGGCCTTGAGGCCATCAGGCAGATGGAGTTGGCGGGCGAGGAGCCCGACGTCATCATCGGCTGCGTGGGCGGTGGCAGCAACTTCGCCGGCCTCGCCTTCCCGTTTCTTCGCGAGAAGGTGCTACGGGGCCGCGACTACCGCGTGGTGGCGGTGGAGCCCGCGGCCTGTCCCACGCTCACCGCGGGCGACCTGCGCTACGACTTCGGCGACACGGCTGGCATGACGCCGCTGCTGATGATGTACACGCTGGGTCACGACTTCATGCCGCCGCGCATCCACGCCGGCGGCCTGCGCTACCACGGCATGGCGCCGGCGGTGAGCCACGTGAAGAGGCTGGGCCTGATCGAGGCGGTGGCGCGGCCGCAGTCTCAGGTGTTCGAGAAGGCCGTGCTGTTCGCGCGCACGGAGGGCATCATCCCGGCGCCGGAGGCGGCTCACGCGGTGGAGGTGGCGATCAACGAGGCTGTGGCGGCGCGGGAGGCCGGCGAGCCGCGCGTCATACTCTTCAATCTCAGCGGCCACGGCATGCTGGACCTGTCGGCCTACGAGGCGTACCTGTCCGGGTCACTGCAGGACGCGTGA